A part of Streptomyces sp. NBC_01210 genomic DNA contains:
- a CDS encoding sensor histidine kinase produces MSGLRGRRWSLRTRLVVSAVTLIAVVAAMIGTATTIAYRTYLYGQLDIQLRNVAIRAAGPPDMGGGRSPIDTLSKDPLGFVNGGGMPVGTVGALVAEDGSIDRGVASTEQGSEGLAPQASALTVAQAEGLAEVPRDRSEHTTELAGLGEYRVKYITGSRGSFLVGLPTRELQDALGTLVVVEVCVTGAGLIAAGIAGAALVGVALRPLRRVAATATRVSELPLHSGEVALHERVPAAEADPRTEVGQVGAALNRMLGHVGSALAVRQESETRVRQFVADASHELRTPLASIRGYAELTRRGREEVGADTRHALGRIEAEATRMTGLVEDLLLLARLDAGRPLSYQSTDLSPLVVDALSDARAAGQDHKWLLELPVEPATVRGDGARLHQVLVNLLANARTHTPAGTTVTARVRVGGPKVVLEIEDDGPGIPPELQPHIFERFARGDASRSRGAGSTGLGLAIVQAVVTAHGGTVTVWSRPGHTVFAVELPAVYDSQTGHRRITQM; encoded by the coding sequence TTGAGCGGTTTGAGGGGCCGCAGATGGTCGCTGCGGACCCGGCTCGTGGTCTCCGCGGTGACGCTGATCGCGGTGGTGGCGGCGATGATCGGAACGGCCACGACGATCGCCTACCGCACCTATTTGTACGGCCAGTTGGACATCCAGCTGCGCAACGTCGCGATCCGGGCCGCGGGCCCGCCGGACATGGGCGGCGGGCGATCGCCCATCGATACGCTGTCCAAGGATCCGCTGGGCTTCGTCAACGGCGGCGGTATGCCGGTGGGCACCGTCGGCGCCCTGGTCGCCGAGGACGGCAGCATCGACCGGGGTGTGGCCAGCACCGAGCAGGGGTCGGAGGGTCTCGCGCCGCAGGCGAGTGCGCTCACCGTGGCGCAGGCCGAGGGCCTGGCGGAGGTACCGCGCGACCGCAGTGAGCACACCACGGAGCTGGCGGGCCTGGGCGAATACCGGGTCAAGTACATCACCGGGAGCCGCGGTTCCTTCCTGGTCGGGCTCCCCACGCGAGAGCTGCAGGACGCGCTCGGCACTCTCGTTGTGGTCGAGGTCTGTGTGACCGGCGCCGGACTGATCGCCGCCGGGATCGCCGGCGCCGCCCTGGTCGGTGTCGCGCTGCGGCCGCTCCGGCGGGTCGCCGCCACCGCCACCCGGGTCTCCGAACTGCCGCTGCACAGCGGTGAGGTGGCCCTGCACGAGCGGGTCCCGGCCGCCGAGGCCGATCCCCGGACCGAGGTCGGGCAGGTCGGCGCCGCGCTCAACCGGATGCTGGGGCACGTCGGTTCGGCGCTCGCGGTGCGGCAGGAGAGCGAGACACGGGTGCGGCAGTTTGTCGCGGACGCCAGCCACGAGCTGCGTACGCCGCTGGCGTCGATCCGCGGGTACGCCGAGCTGACCCGGCGCGGACGGGAGGAGGTCGGCGCGGACACCCGGCACGCACTGGGGCGGATCGAGGCCGAGGCGACCCGGATGACGGGCCTGGTGGAGGACCTGCTGCTGCTCGCGCGGCTCGACGCCGGACGCCCGCTCTCGTACCAGAGCACTGATCTCTCCCCACTCGTCGTGGACGCGCTCAGCGATGCGCGGGCGGCGGGCCAGGACCACAAGTGGCTGCTCGAGCTGCCGGTCGAACCCGCGACCGTACGCGGCGACGGCGCCCGGCTCCATCAGGTGCTGGTCAATCTGCTGGCGAACGCCCGTACCCACACGCCGGCCGGCACCACTGTCACCGCGCGGGTGCGTGTCGGCGGGCCGAAGGTCGTGCTGGAGATCGAGGACGACGGGCCCGGCATCCCGCCCGAGCTGCAACCCCACATCTTCGAACGGTTCGCGCGCGGCGACGCGTCCAGGTCCCGGGGCGCCGGAAGTACCGGTCTCGGCCTGGCGATCGTGCAGGCCGTCGTCACCGCGCACGGCGGCACCGTGACGGTGTGGTCCCGGCCCGGTCACACCGTCTTCGCGGTGGAACTGCCCGCCGTGTACGACTCACAGACGGGGCACAGGCGCATCACACAGATGTGA